Proteins encoded by one window of Yamadazyma tenuis chromosome 2, complete sequence:
- the NCL1 gene encoding tRNA (cytosine-5-)-methyltransferase ncl1 (EggNog:ENOG503NX4H; BUSCO:EOG09264FXB; COG:J), with translation MGKKNFRKNKGGQKKFGGRSGSNKRSESWTEVERENAKWEAYYKAMKIVPEDEWDTFKKHCQENLPLTFRVTGSRAHANEINQNFIENHVSKLQDTEFEGVKLAPRNLSYYPNKLGWQLDVPKTVIRKNEQFAATQRFLVLETEVGNISRQEAVSMIPPLLMDIKPHHAVLDMCAAPGSKTAQLVEALHANDETELPTGFVLANDSDYKRSHMLVHQVKRLNSANFVVVNHDAQLFPRIKLNNSNEFLKFDRILCDVPCSGDGTMRKNVNVWKDFTVGNGLGLHSLQVNILSRGLQLLKKGGRLVYSTCSLSPVENEAVVASALRKWGTQIKVVNCQDELPGLVRRQGLSNWQVFGKDMELKEKGAEGIPETAFAPTEEEAQQFGLENCIRVYPHLQNTGGFFIAVFEKVNPDGASEEGPVAKKQKVEDGANGDSAPQKKEKLPRNANEEPFIFLDPKHPELEKCWPFYGFKEEFPKDCTLVRNATGEPLRTIYYVSPIVKEILTIEDQKLKLIHGGIKLFVAQRNDTGNCAWRVQNESLVTLRSYLTDTRQVSGNLKLLEFLFQEAFPKISVIRDTNIDKEFSDKLDQFGEGCVFLTVKRDGPNEEDLFLPLWKGKANVNLMVNKKDTQELLMRLFNIATTAKDEGKEAIYQRKAEEDKLARREAEAASVTASEEPEEASEAK, from the coding sequence ATGGGAAAAAAGAACTTTAGAAAAAACAAAGGTGGCCAAAAGAAGTTCGGCGGTCGTTCAGGCTCGAATAAGAGAAGCGAAAGCTGGACCGAAGTCGAGAGGGAGAATGCTAAATGGGAAGCCTACTATAAGGCAATGAAGATCGTTCCCGAAGATGAGTGGGATACGTTTAAGAAACATTGTCAGGAGAACTTGCCCTTGACATTCAGAGTCACCGGGTCCAGAGCTCATGCTAATGAGATCAACCAGAATTTCATCGAAAATCATGTGTCCAAGTTGCAAGACACCGAGTTTGAAGGAGTTAAGTTGGCACCTAGAAACTTGTCGTACTATCCAAATAAGTTGGGATGGCAGTTAGATGTCCCCAAAACCGTCATCAGAAAGAATGAGCAGTTTGCTGCCACCCAGAggtttttggttttggaaaCTGAGGTGGGAAACATCAGTAGACAAGAAGCTGTGTCGATGATTCCTCCATTGTTAATGGACATCAAACCTCATCACGCGGTTTTGGATATGTGTGCTGCTCCTGGTTCCAAGACTGCCCAGTTGGTGGAAGCCTTGCATGCCAACGACGAAACTGAATTGCCCACCGGCTTTGTGTTGGCCAATGATTCAGACTACAAGAGATCCCATATGTTGGTTCATCAGGTCAAGAGATTAAACTCTGCCAACTTTGTGGTTGTTAACCATGATGCCCAATTATTCCCAAGAATCAAGCTCAATAATTCGAACGAGTTCCTCAAGTTTGACAGAATCCTTTGTGATGTTCCTTGTTCTGGTGACGGTACTATGAGAAAGAATGTTAATGTCTGGAAGGATTTTACCGTTGGAAACGGCTTGGGGTTGCACTCTTTGCAAGTGAACATTTTGAGCAGAGGATTACagttattgaagaagggAGGAAGATTAGTGTACTCCACTTGCTCCTTGTCACCTGTTGAGAATGAGGCTGTTGTAGCATCTGCTTTGAGAAAATGGGGGACCCAAATCAAGGTTGTTAACTGTCAAGACGAATTGCCAGGTCTTGTTAGGCGTCAAGGTCTCAGCAACTGGCAGGTATTTGGAAAGGATatggagttgaaagaaaaaggTGCAGAAGGAATTCCCGAAACCGCTTTCGCTCCtactgaagaagaagctcagCAATTCGGTTTGGAAAACTGCATTAGAGTCTACCCTCATTTACAAAACACCGGTGGTTTCTTCATCGCTGTGTTTGAGAAGGTCAACCCAGACGGAGCTTCTGAAGAAGGTCCAGTTGCTAAGAAACAAAAGGTGGAAGATGGTGCCAATGGTGATTCAGCACCTcagaagaaggaaaagttACCAAGAAATGCTAACGAAGAACCGTTCATTTTCCTCGATCCAAAGCATCCAGAATTAGAAAAGTGCTGGCCATTCTATGGATTCAAAGAGGAGTTCCCTAAGGACTGTACTCTTGTGAGAAACGCCACCGGAGAACCTTTGAGAACCATTTACTATGTTTCTCCTATTGTCAAGGAGATCTTGACCATCGAAGACCAAAAGTTAAAGCTTATTCACGGTGGGATCAAATTGTTTGTGGCCCAGAGAAACGATACTGGTAACTGTGCTTGGAGAGTTCAAAACGAGTCTTTAGTGACTCTCAGATCTTACTTGACCGACACCAGGCAAGTGTCGGGtaatttgaagttgttagAGTTTTTGTTCCAGGAAGCGTTCCCAAAGATTAGTGTGATCAGAGACACCAACATCGACAAGGAATTTTCCGATAAGCTTGACCAGTTTGGAGAAGGATGTGTTTTTTTGACGGTGAAGAGAGATGGTCcaaatgaagaagacttaTTTTTGCCTTTATGGAAGGGTAAGGCCAACGTAAACTTGATGGTGAATAAAAAGGATACTCAAGAATTACTTATGAGACTCTTCAACATCGCCACCACTGCCAAAGATGAAGGGAAAGAAGCCATCTACCAAAGaaaagcagaagaagataaaTTGGCCCGTAGAGAAGCCGAAGCTGCCAGTGTCACTGCCTCAGAAGAACCTGAAGAAGCATCAGAAGCCAAATAA
- the LSM2 gene encoding U6 snRNA-associated Sm-like protein LSm2 (EggNog:ENOG503P571; COG:A), which translates to MLFFSFFKTLVDQEVTVELKNDMEIKGVLKSVDQYLNLKLDNISCTNDVKYPHLNSVKNLFIRGSTVRYIHLNPNSVDCTLLQDASRREAMVQTSK; encoded by the exons ATGTTATTTTTCAGTTTTTTTAAGACCCTTGTGGATCAAGAGGTTACCgttgagttgaagaacgaCATGGAGATCAAGGGAGTCTTGAAGTCTGTTGATCAatacttgaatttgaagttAGACAATATATCATGCACCAACGACGTGAAGTACCCACACTTGAACtcagtgaaaaatttatTCATTAGAGGTTCTACTGTGCGTTATATCCATTTGAACCCCAACTCCGTCGACTGCACGTTATTGCAAGATGCGTCCAGAAGAG AGGCCATGGTTCAAACCTCCAAGTAA
- the NRK1 gene encoding ribosylnicotinamide kinase (BUSCO:EOG09264DMU; COG:F; EggNog:ENOG503P06U): MENKNNEVSDLKIIIVGISGPSSSGKTTVTKNLLNLLDCQILHQDDFYFPDDQIPVDHKTGEQNWDHPDSIDFDKFITYIQKVKAGEEFPEKIDTLEPDINLKLSAQEITELKAKLQNQLKGVKIVLVDGFMLFHDKTLVDLFDLKLFYYSTYDCLKSRRANRKGYSTIAGFWVDPPNYFDDYVWPAYASFHKHLFTHADVNNTLNEHALVDLKIRAYKNDDNSNITEMVSWSIEQILDYTRAL, encoded by the coding sequence ATGgagaacaagaacaatgAAGTGAGtgatttgaagataatTATTGTAGGTATTAGCGGCCCCTCTTCATCAGGCAAGACAACCGTGACGAAAAATCTCCTTAATTTGTTGGATTGTCAAATTCTCCATCAAGATGACTTTTATTTCCCTGACGACCAAATTCCCGTTGACCACAAAACCGGTGAACAAAACTGGGACCACCCTGATAGCATTGACTTTGACAAATTCATCACCTATATTCAGAAGGTGAAGGCGGGAGAAGAATTTCCCGAAAAAATTGACACTTTGGAGCCCgatatcaacttgaagttatcTGCTCAAGAAATCACAGAGTTGAAAGCTAAACTCCAAAACCAGCTTAAGGGCGTCAAAATTGTGTTGGTGGATGGGTTTATGCTCTTTCATGACAAAACACTCgttgatttgtttgacttgaagttgttttaTTATTCTACATACGACTGCCTAAAGTCTAGAAGAGCTAACCGGAAAGGCTATTCTACCATTGCAGGATTTTGGGTGGACCCTCCGAACTACTTTGACGATTACGTATGGCCGGCCTACGCGAGTTTTCACAAGCATTTATTCACCCATGCAGATGTCAACAATACCTTGAACGAGCATGCTCTTGTGGATTTAAAGATAAGAGCGTACAAGAACGACGATAATAGTAACATCACTGAAATGGTTTCGTGGTCCATCGAACAGATCTTGGACTACACCCGAGCTTTATAG
- the NAT10 gene encoding N-acetyltransferase 10 (COG:S; BUSCO:EOG09260ETR; EggNog:ENOG503NU7C), which produces MGKKAIDSRVPALIRNGVQEKQRSFFFIVGDKAKNQLPNLHYLMMSADLKMNKSVLWAYKKKLLGFTSHRQKREAKIKKDIKRGIREVNEQDPFEAFISNQNIRYVYYKETEKILGNTYGMCILQDFEAITPNLLARTIETVEGGGLVVILLKSMTSLKQLYTMTMDIHSRYRTEAHNDVVARFNERFLLSLGSCENCLVVDDELNVLPISGGKHVKALPPKDDDELTPKAQELKDLKESLADVEPAGALVGLSKTLNQAQAILTFIDVITEKSLRSTVTLTAGRGRGKSAALGVAMAAAISQGYSNIYVTSPSPENLKTLFEFVFKGFDALGYSEHLDYDIIQSTSAAFNKAIVRVDVKRAHRQVIQYIQPSDYQYLSQAELVIIDEAAAIPLPVVKKLMGPYLVFMASTINGYEGTGRSLSLKLIQQLRDQSLNKEISKDTIVVSRDRKTEGEHMATTRTLREVVLDEPIRYAPGDPVEKWLNKLLCLDVTLNKNSKFATKGTPHPSQCNLFYVNRDTLFSYHPVSEAFLEKMMALYVASHYKNSPNDLQLMSDAPAHQLYVLLPPIDPKDNRIPDPLCVVQLALEGEISKDSVRKSLSRGQRAGGDLIPWLVSQQFQDEEFASLSGARVVRIATNPEYSGMGYGSRALELLQDYFEGKFTDISEDNELKEETITRVTDRELSQGSLRDEIKLRDSKSLPPLLLNLSEKAPYYLHYLGVSYGLTPQLHKFWKRAGFAPVYVRQTANELTGEHTAVMINVLNGRDDKWLTEFCKDFQKRFLQLLSYEFKKFSAVQSLSVIEATEINSNASPEVISKKHLDEVLSPFDLKRLDSYANNLLDYHVIVDMLPLLSHLHFNKKTRGMSLSSVQSAILLAIGLQRKSLDDVAKELNLPTNQVMAMFAKVIRKFSVFFRDILNKSIEETMPELQDESVQQMEGNVETFDEINNEDIQAEGEEVLSDLKLKQRELINAINLDKYAIADDAEWNSNKSLDKAVKANGVVSVKNKNAKRKKEDANEIYEQEMKELKKAKKKSKK; this is translated from the coding sequence ATGGGAAAAAAAGCTATTGATTCACGGGTCCCAGCGTTGATCCGGAACGGCGTCCAGGAGAAGCAaagaagcttcttcttcattgtgGGGGACAAAGCCAAAAACCAATTACCCAATCTCCATTACTTGATGATGTCTgctgatttgaagatgaataaATCGGTATTGTGGGCatacaagaagaaacttttAGGTTTTACTTCCCATAGACAGAAGAGAGAagccaagatcaagaaggatATTAAGAGAGGAATTAGAGAAGTTAACGAGCAAGATCCATTCGAAGCATTTATCTCTAATCAAAACATCAGGTACGTTTACTACAAGGAAACCGAAAAAATTTTAGGTAATACCTATGGTATGTGTATCTTACAAGACTTTGAAGCCATCACTCCGAACTTACTCGCTAGAACCATCGAAACCGTCGAAGGTGGTGGGTTAGTGgtgatcttgttgaagtccatGACTTCTTTAAAGCAATTATACACCATGACAATGGATATTCATAGTCGGTATAGAACCGAAGCCCACAATGATGTTGTGGCCAGATTCAACGAAAGATTCTTATTGTCGTTAGGATCTTGTGAAAACTGTTTGGTTGTGGATGACGAGTTGAATGTATTGCCTATTTCTGGAGGAAAGCATGTTAAGGCCTTACCACCtaaagatgatgatgaattgACCCCTAAAGCCCAAGAATTGAAGGATCTAAAGGAAAGTTTAGCGGACGTTGAACCTGCCGGTGCATTGGTGGGCTTGTCCAAGACCCTTAATCAAGCACAGGCAATTTTGACGTTCATCGATGTTATCACCGAGAAGAGTTTGAGGAGTACTGTGACTTTGACTGCTGGAAGAGGTAGAGGTAAATCTGCCGCTCTTGGTGTTGCCATGGCTGCTGCCATTTCCCAAGGTTACTCCAATATATATGTGACTTCACCGTCTCCAGAAAATTTGAAGACCCTTTTCGAGTTTGTTTTCAAAGGTTTTGATGCTTTAGGATACAGCGAGCATTTGGACTATGATATTATTCAATCCACAAGTGCAGCTTTCAACAAGGCTATTGTCAGAGTGGATGTTAAGCGTGCTCACCGTCAAGTTATCCAGTACATTCAACCTTCTGATTACCAATACTTGTCTCAAGCTGAATTGGTGatcattgatgaagctgCTGCCATTCCATTACCAGTTGTGAAGAAATTAATGGGGCCATACTTAGTTTTCATGGCATCCACCATTAATGGGTACGAAGGTACTGGTAGGTCCTTGTCGTTGAAATTGATCCAACAACTTCGTGATCAGtccttgaacaaagaaatcTCCAAGGATACTATTGTTGTATCTAGAGATAGAAAAACAGAAGGTGAACATATGGCTACCACCAGAACATTACGTGAAGTTGTTTTGGATGAACCTATCAGATATGCTCCAGGAGATCCCGTGGAAAAATGGCTTAATAAGCTCTTGTGCTTGGATGTgactttgaacaaaaattccaaatttgcaaccaaagGAACTCCTCACCCATCTCAGTGTAATTTGTTCTACGTCAACAGAGACACTCTTTTCTCATACCATCCAGTTTCAGAAGCatttttggagaagatgatggCCCTTTACGTTGCATCTCACTACAAAAACTCACCTAATGATTTACAGTTGATGAGTGATGCTCCTGCCCACCAGTTGTATGTTTTGTTACCTCCTATTGATCCAAAAGATAACAGAATCCCAGATCCCCTCTGTGTAGTGCAGTTGGCCTTGGAAGGAGAAATCTCCAAAGATAGTGTTCGTAAGAGTTTATCTAGAGGCCAAAGAGCTGGAGGTGATTTGATTCCTTGGTTGGTGAGCCAACAGtttcaagatgaagaatttgctTCTTTGTCGGGAGCTCGTGTTGTTAGAATTGCCACCAATCCTGAATACTCTGGTATGGGATACGGTTCGAGAGCTTTGGAATTATTGCAAGATtattttgaaggaaaatTCACAGACATTAGTGAAGATAATGAACTTAAGGAAGAAACCATAACCAGGGTTACTGACAGGGAATTAAGCCAAGGTTCATTGAGAGATGAAATTAAATTGAGAGACTCTAAATCTTTACCACCATTATTATTAAATCTTTCTGAAAAAGCCCCTTACTACTTGCATTACCTTGGTGTGTCGTATGGTTTGACTCCCCAGTTACACAAGTTCTGGAAAAGAGCTGGTTTCGCTCCTGTTTATGTAAGACAAACAGCTAATGAATTGACTGGTGAGCATACAGCTGTCATGATCAACGTATTGAATGGACGTGATGATAAGTGGTTGACAGAGTTCTGCAAGGACTTCCAAAAGAGATTCTTGCAACTTTTGTCATatgagttcaagaagttttctGCTGTTCAGTCGCTTAGTGTTATTGAAGCcactgaaatcaactcTAATGCTTCTCCAGAGGTGATTTCGAAGAAACACTTGGACGAAGTCTTGTCTCCGTTCGACTTGAAGAGACTTGATTCCTACGCCAACAATTTGTTAGATTATCACGTTATTGTTGACATGTTACCACTTTTGTCTCACTTGcatttcaacaagaagaccaGGGGAATGAGCTTGTCCTCAGTGCAGTCTGCTATTTTATTGGCAATAGGATTGCAACGCAAGAGCTTAGATGATGTTGCTAAAGAGTTGAACTTACCAACCAACCAAGTGATGGCCATGTTTGCTAAGGTTATCAGAAAGTTTTCTGTATTTTTCAGagatatcttgaacaaatccattgaagaaactaTGCCCGAATTACAAGACGAGTctgttcaacaaatggAAGGAAATGTTGAGACAttcgatgaaatcaacaatgaaGATATACAAGCAGAAGGTGAAGAGGTGTTGAGTgacttgaagttaaagCAGAGAGAATTGATTAATGCTATAAACTTGGATAAATACGCCATTGCTGATGATGCAGAATGGAACTCAAATAAGAGCTTGGACAAGGCGGTTAAGGCCAATGGAGTTGTCAGCGTCAAGAATAAAAACGCCAAACGGAAGAAAGAGGATGCCAATGAGATTTATGAACAAGAGATGAAGGAGCTTAAGAAGGCGAAGAAAAAGTCCAAAAAGTAG
- the RFT1 gene encoding Oligosaccharide translocation protein rft1 (EggNog:ENOG503NWTC; COG:D), with protein sequence MSEKIEHQESPEGNSSEVFVPPSKGVSALMITQVVSKLLTFMLNQILLRSVAPAIFGISFHLEFLYSTILFFSREAGRLAIQRTAPKPNSNHTYQTVYNFGFVSFMIGIPISLLIMGWQLQGESFAKVNSISSHYTFVVGVYWISVLMELSVEPIYGLYQYTLNFKKRSEFESGAMFLKCVVIVLTVLITGSQDKQNKGPFERNGELLVAFAAGQFSYSFWLFTRYISGFSQTFRQIQSVPLAIEIKDGETEWLDPEVLRFWRISFVQMIFKQFLTEGDKLLISAYFSVESQGVYSVMNNYGSIIVRLLFNPIEESVRLSFTRMLNSKSSDSSISGAASTLQYLLMFYLHLSILMVVAALFNSSFLLKFVLAGKSSSWLDTDLFELMPWYIIHIPFLAFNGVLEAFFSATASTHDTKIYSYFMSGSSIAILVLMYVLVENFKMGILGLIVANSVNMMARIVYCTTFIVNYFRKNGIPVNFSEILPFCMKCILVGGVGIHANYVILGESLRSQTFIDVFKSAGVCLFCLVALMCTVKDDLKTLIKYYFKAKQS encoded by the coding sequence ATGCTGGAGAAAATAGAACACCAGGAGTCTCCCGAAGGCAATTCCCTGGAAGTCTTTGTTCCGCCTTCTAAAGGGGTGTCGGCATTGATGATCACCCAAgtggtttccaagttgCTTACGTTTATGCTTAACCAGATCCTCTTACGACTGGTAGCCCCAGCTATCTTTGGAATCTCGTTCCACTTGGAGTTTCTCTACTCAACGATACTCTTCTTTTCTCGAGAAGCTGGGCGCTTGGCCATCCAAAGAACCGCTCCTAAACCCAACTCAAACCACACATACCAAACAGTGTATAATTTTGGGTTCGTGTCGTTTATGATAGGAATACCTATATCACTATTAATCATGGGCTGGCAGCTCCAAGGTGAAAGTTTTGCCAAGGTTAATAGTATATCTAGCCACTACACGTTTGTTGTGGGAGTCTATTGGATTCTGGTGCTAATGGAGTTGCTGGTGGAACCAATATATGGTCTCTATCAGTACACCCTAAACTTCAAAAAAAGAAGCGAATTCGAATCTGGGGcaatgttcttgaagtgtGTGGTTATTGTGTTGACTGTTTTAATTACGGGTTCACAAGATAAACAGAATAAGGGACCTTTTGAAAGAAACGGAGAGCTTTTGGTGGCATTCGCAGCCGGTCAGTTTCTGTATTCTTTCTGGCTATTTACCCGCTACATCTCCGGCTTCTCCCAGACTTTCAGACAGATACAATCGGTGCCTCTAGCGATCGAAATCAAAGACGGGGAGACTGAATGGCTCGATCCGGAGGTGCTTAGGTTCTGGAGAATCTCGTTTGTTCAGATGATCTTCAAACAGTTCTTGACAGAAGGTGACAAGCTTCTAATCAGTGCCTACTTTTCAGTGGAAAGCCAAGGAGTCTACTCGGTGATGAACAACTATGGGTCAATTATTGTCAGGCTACTCTTCAATCCAATCGAAGAATCTGTGAGGCTTTCGTTCACACGCATGCTCAACTCCAAGAGTTCGGATTCTAGCATCAGTGGAGCAGcctcaactcttcaatacttgttgatgttctATTTACATCTCTCCATCCTCATGGTTGTTGCTGCGTTGTTTAATTCGTCCTTTTTGCTCAAGTTCGTACTTGCGGGTAAGTCTTCCTCATGGCTTGACACTGACTTGTTCGAGTTAATGCCATGGTACATCATCCACATTCCATTTTTGGCGTTTAATGGAGTACTCGAAGCGTTCTTCTCTGCAACTGCTTCCACCCATGATACCAAAATTTATTCATACTTCATGTCAGGTCTGAGTATTGCCATATTAGTGCTTATGTatgttcttgttgaaaacttcaagatggGAATCCTTGGGCTTATTGTGGCCAATTCTGTCAATATGATGGCCAGAATCGTATATTGCACCACCTTCATCGTCAACTACTTCAGAAAAAATGGTATACCAGTTAACTTTCTGGAAATACTACCATTTTGCATGAAATGCATTCTAGTTGGAGGTGTGGGGATCCATGCTAATTATGTGATTCTAGGAGAGTCGCTAAGAAGCCAGACATTCATAGATGTGTTCAAGAGTGCTGGGGTCTGTTTGTTTTGCCTTGTTGCACTCATGTGTACAGTTAAAGACGACCTCAAGACATTGATCAAATATTACTTCAAGGCCAAACAGTCGTGA
- a CDS encoding uncharacterized protein (COG:E; EggNog:ENOG503P19R), which produces MRRKSKRSLTVKQRKKQVVKARDKNSKKEQVSLNSPEDLKNDCSEVTNTNPNKRKVAPRSSDQFKVGPDFDDTEVHRKCFISSTKEHIVPVISARIDRGFDLINNEWVGYKRNYFTLVSTFEFLDQPGDLCSNTKFHICDDEGKEVNIECFAIRLVSECCENDVGVVLVQHTPKRDRGPQYLPPVFVSVPGVLPEHEVIKSSANIRNGVKMSQLDRLFYLEENKLKQAKEGSILKGYPKGKVCTVAKYERMQFSTTLNYRKPALLNRRFVLRVELLAVLADEKYSVLASSETPPLIVRGRSPSNYKLSLETAREQEPEAEKNEISSQTHTQLPIEEIQYKKETPGLIIDMVNQKWSFFKSSEPVIFEDHREHKSEEANLHDILSERLEDAPTNYVPEEPPAPEDSSGDQDKENMGLLDAYQYYEVYDEQDEFGVGSQLQLHLSGLNSTKQKQSDPYHRSSSSNYDEHRKKSKHRHKHRHSHKHKHKHKHKGSKTKQESQSQGQSHSQMEPNSFHKHTSPEIDYVRLESILPPIWSSEFGVNSFEI; this is translated from the coding sequence ATGAgaaggaaatcaaagagAAGTTTGACTGTCAAACAACGGAAGAAGCAGGTGGTCAAAGCACGGGACAAAAATTCCAAGAAAGAACAGGTTTCTTTAAACTCCCCTGAAGACTTAAAAAACGACTGTAGTGAGGTAACAAATACAAATCCCAACAAAAGAAAGGTGGCCCCTAGATCAAGTGACCAGTTCAAGGTTGGACCTGACTTTGATGACACTGAAGTCCACAGAAAGTGCTTTATTTCTTCTACAAAAGAACATATCGTCCCAGTTATTTCTGCAAGAATCGATAGAGGATTCGACTTAATCAACAACGAATGGGTTGGTTACAAGAGGAACTACTTCACGTTGGTTAGTACTtttgagttcttggacCAACCAGGAGACTTGTGTTCAAACACTAAGTTTCACATTTGTGATGATGAAGGTAAGGAGGTAAACATTGAGTGTTTTGCCATCCGATTGGTCTCTGAGTGCTGTGAGAATGATGTGGGAGTTGTTTTAGTCCAACACACACCTAAGAGAGACAGAGGTCCACAGTATTTGCCACCAGTATTTGTTTCAGTGCCAGGTGTTTTGCCTGAGCATGAGGTGATCAAGCTGTCTGCCAATATTAGAAATGGAGTGAAGATGCTGCAGTTGGATAGATTGTTCtatttggaagaaaataAGCTTAAGCAAGCAAAGGAAGGCTCAATTTTGAAGGGGTACCCCAAAGGAAAAGTATGTACTGTAGCCAAATATGAGAGAATGCAGTTCTCCACTACTTTGAACTACAGGAAACCTGCTTTACTCAACCGTCGTTTTGTCTTGAGAGTGGAGCTTTTGGCAGTGTTGGCCGACGAAAAATACTCCGTTCTTGCGTCTAGTGAGACTCCACCTTTAATTGTCAGAGGAAGATCTCCTTCCAATTACAAGCTTTCTCTTGAAACAGCAAGGGAACAAGAACCAGAGGCGGAGAAAAATGAAATCAGCTCACAAACACACACACAACttccaattgaagaaatccaaTACAAAAAGGAAACCCCTGGGTTAATCATAGACATGGTTAACCAGAAATGGAGCTTCTTTAAGTCATCTGAGCCAGttatttttgaagatcacCGTGAACACAAACTGGAAGAAGCGAATTTACACGACATTTTATCagaaagacttgaagatgccCCAACAAATTATGTCCCAGAGGAACCCCCAGCACCAGAAGATTCTTCGGGAGATCAGGACAAAGAAAATATGGGTCTTTTGGACGCCTATCAATATTATGAGGTTTATGACGAGCAAGATGAATTTGGAGTGGGCAGTCAGTTACAGTTACATTTAAGCGGCTTAAACAGTACCAAGCAAAAACAAAGTGATCCCTACCACCGAAGCTCCTCCAGTAATTATGATGAGCATAGGAAGAAGAGTAAACATCGCCATAAGCATAGGCATTCCCATAAACACAAGCATAAACACAAGCACAAGGGTTCCAAAACCAAGCAAgagagccagagccaggGCCAGAGCCACAGTCAGATGGAACCAAACTCATTCCACAAGCATACAAGTCCCGAGATTGACTATGTCCGCTTGGAGAGCATCCTTCCTCCTATTTGGAGTTCTGAATTTGGTGTCAATAGCTTTGAGATTTAA
- the HAP3 gene encoding transcriptional activator hap3 (EggNog:ENOG503P23V; COG:K) codes for MDPNSINPHEVELREQDRWLPIANVARLMKNTLPPTAKVSKDAKECMQECVSEFISFVTSEASDRCLREKRKTINGEDILYSMHDLGFENYAEVLKIFLAKYREQQALKHERGETKMTKKQLKAQRAAQEAETQEADTINSEELEENGDEDPRTKLEKVHEGGSHTPGASSIGSSESFFEQYDGDEPKAADKELATHKEYEYDIDELAKHLTNEDPDINTLTAGIASTNENGYF; via the coding sequence ATGGACCCAAACTCTATCAATCCCCACGAAGTTGAATTAAGAGAACAAGATCGGTGGCTACCGATTGCAAACGTTGCACGATTAATGAAAAACACATTACCGCCCACCGCCAAAGTATCCAAAGATGCCAAAGAGTGTATGCAAGAATGTGTATCTGAATTTATATCATTTGTGACCAGTGAAGCGTCTGATCGGTGTTTGAgagagaagagaaagaccATCAATGGAGAAGATATCTTGTACTCCATGCATGATTTGGGGTTTGAAAACTATGCtgaggtgttgaagatatttttggccaagtacaGAGAACAACAGGCGTTGAAACACGAACGAGGTGAAACCAAAATGACCAAAAAGCAGCTCAAAGCTCAAAGAGCTGCTCAGGAAGCAGAAACACAAGAAGCTGATACCATCAATAGtgaagagttggaagaaaacgGTGATGAGGACCCGAGAACCAAGCTCGAGAAGGTCCACGAGGGTGGCTCCCACACACCAGGTGCCAGTTCGATAGGATCGTCCGAATCATTCTTCGAGCAGTACGATGGGGACGAGCCCAAGGCGGCCGATAAAGAACTTGCGACTCACAAAGAGTACGAATACGATATTGATGAGCTTGCAAAGCACCTCACCAACGAAGATCCTGATATCAACACATTGACGGCTGGAATAGCCAGTACCAATGAAAACGGATACTTTTAG